From Thermodesulforhabdus norvegica:
GCTTTCGCAGATGGGCTCATCCGAAAAGAAGAGCTCCGTTCCATCCGTTGTCAGTACCTTAACCCGGCTCTTTCGTGCAACCTGAAGGGCCGTGCGCAACGATTCTTCGATGCGACCGACAAGCTCGGGAGTAGCAACAAGTCGGTCAACCACCACATGGACGGTGTGAAAAGGTCTGTATGAAATTGTGGAAACTTCTTCAAGATCGAAAATTTTGTCGTCAATTCTTGCACGTAAAAAGCCCTTTCGGAGAAGATTTTCGCAGATTTTTTTCAGGTTCCTGTGAGCAACCCTGCCCACATAGGCCAGCAGATAAAAACGGGTTTTTGGGGGCAGGGATAAAATTTTTCCTGCCATCTTTTCCGGAGTGGGGAAGGGATCTACTTCAACGCCGCAATCGGGGCACATCAGTTTTCCATAAGTAAGAAAAATCGACGCGATAAGTTCGTTCAGGCCCGTGTAATCGCCGATCGTGCCCGATCCGATAAGGTTAGTAACAGGCTGTTGCAAAACTGCGCAGGGTATCAGCGGTGTAATATCGTCAACCTCGGTCTTTACGGGGTAATCGTTATGTCGTGATATTCCGGCGGCAAAATCAAGATCGGGATTTACGCCCCTGTAGGCATCCTGACAAACCCTGTAGATGGTATGGACGGCCAGTGCTGTTTTTCCGGAGCCACCAGGCCCGGTGATGACCGTTACCCTGTGTAGCGGTATTCTTACGGTTATGTTTTTTAGATTCAGGGTTTTTGCACCTGAAACGTGCATAAAAAGCTCTGACGGCCGACTCATTTCATGTCCGACCCGCCTCCCTTCGATGCCGGCCCTGTCCGACCATTTTCGCCGCCAGAGAAACTGCTGCCTTCATGCTACCCGGATGAGCTAGGCCTTTACCTGCAATATCGTAGGCCGTTCCGTGGTCAACGGATGTCCTAATCAGAGGTAGCCCAAGTGTCACATTAACCGCTTCGTGAAAGTGAAGCAGTTTAATGGGCAGGAGACCCTGATCGTGATACATGGCAACGACGGCATCATAGGCGCCCCGGCAGGCGTGAAAAAATACCGTGTCGGCGGGGTGAGGCCCTGATATTTGGAAGGGGAGCATGTCGGATGCCCGCTTAACGGCCCTGCCGATGATCTCTGTCTCTTCTCTGCCGAATTTTCCTCCTTCTCCGGCATGAGGGTTAACGCCACAGACCGCTATCCTGGGGCTTTCTATCCCGAAAAATTCCCAAAGGGCTTTCCCCGTTATCGATATGGTGTCGGTTATTCCCTCTATACTGAGGAGAGAACACACCTCCCTCAGCGGCACATGTATCGTCACGAGAGATACGCGGAGGGATGGTCCTACCAGCATCATGACCGCTTTGTCCGATCCCGTAAGATACTGCAGAAACTCCGTGTGTCCTGGAAAAGGAAAACCGGAACTTGCAAGCACGGCTTTGTTTATAGGCGCGGTGCAGACGGCATCCGTTATCCCCTCCATGGTCATACGAACGGCCGTTTCTATGTACGAAATTGTGGCTCTGGCAGTCCTGTTTGTGGGTTTTCCCGGTTCTACGTCCCGTTCTTCCAGCCGCATTGGGCAGTATACAGGAACTTCTTTTATGCTGCTTTCCGCAACACTTTCCGGTGACCGAATTTCCCGGACTTCTGCCTCGACTCCCAGTACCTTACAGGCTCTCCGGAATGCGAGTGGCTCTCCTATCACAACGGGAAGACACTGCCTGCGAACTTCCGGGTCTGAAAGGGCAGCCGCAACGACCTCAGGGCCCACACCACAGGGGTCTCCCATGGTTATGGCAATTCTGGGTACACGACCGGATTCGGGCACTATACCATCTCCAGCATCTTTAATATGGCCGAAAGTGCGTTCTTACGAACATCTTCCGGTACGGTGACCCTTGGCTCGAGAGTTTCCAGTGCCCTGAGTACGTCCAGAATCGTGGTCTTTTTCATGTTAGCACAGACCATTCGTTCCGAGGCAGGATGGAATTTCTTATCAGGTGCTCTTTTCTTCATCGGATAGAGAATTCCCACTTCCGTCCCGATAATGAACTCATCGTGGTCACTTTCTTCAACAAAACGAAGCATTCCGGAGGTGCTAAAGACGTGATCGGCAAGTTCGATGACTTCAGGTCGACACTCGGGGTGGGCAATAAATACGGCATTGGGATGGTTTTTTCTGGCACGGAGCACATCCTCCGCTCTAAGCCCATCGTGAATGGGACAATAGCCGTCCCAGTATGCGATATTTGCCTTGACGTGCCGCGACGCATATAAAGCAAGGTTTCTATCAGGGGTCATGTAAACCAGAGGATGATTGGAGAGTGATGACACAACCTTGATGACGTTTGCCGATGTGCAGCAGACGGTACTCAGTGCCTTCACCTCTGCCGTGGAATTAACGTAGGTAACAATCGGAGCATCCGGATATTTTTCCCGTATTTTTCTCAAATCATCGGCAGTTATCATGTCGGCCATAGGGCACCCGGCATCCAACCGGGGGAGCAACACAATGCGCTCGGGATTGAGTATGGCCGCCGTTTCGGCCATAAAGTGAACGCCGCAAAAGACTATAACGGATGCATCGGTTTCCGCGGCTGTTCGGCTCAATTCCAGAGAATCACCGGTAAAATCTGCGATGTCCTGAATCTCAGGGTTTTGATAGTTATGTGCAAGGATTATGGCCCTTCTTTCTTCCTTCAGTTTCTGAATTTTTTCTACGATCTCTTGATTCCTCATCGTCCACACTGCTCCTTACCCGTATTTTTTTCAACTCGAAGACGGAGTTGGTCCGGCGACATCAAAACACCCCTTTCGTCTATAACGGTAATTTCCGGATCCTCCGGGATTTCGAATAGTTCATCCAGCTCAGTCCCCCCCGGTATTTTTTCGTCAAAAAAAATGATGATATTCCTCCGACCGACCAAGTCAAGGACATCGACGCGATGGATTTGTCCGGTGGTGATGTTAACGGTCACCGTGACCTGCTTTATGTTCGACGCTTCGCTTTTGGGGATAAGTACTATGGGCAAGAGGTTTTCAGAATCCTTTCGGGGAATGCTGTGCGGTTCTACAGAAAAGGCTTCTTCTATGTTGTCGCTCAGTAACTTATCCAGCACAGAGTTCTTGAGGGATTCCGAGCCGAAAAGCTGTATCTGCCTCTCCTTTGCCGAAAAAAGCCATGCAACCTGAGGAAGTATAACAAAAACCTGCTCTTCCGGAGAATCGTACTTCCAGGCCATTCTGCAAGTGCCCCGGTATACGAAAATTCCCCTGCCCACAACATCGGGGGAAAGCCTTCCCGGAGAAAAACTTTCCTGGATAAACCGGGCGTCAAAACTTCCGATAGACCGATAACGGTTTTGTATCTGGCTTATAACGGCCCTGGGAGATTGTGGATCCTGCGAAGTTCCTGCACAACCGAGTCCGGCAAAACCGGACAAAAAAGCGCAGAGTAAGCAAAATGCTGCCAGCCAGCGAGGTTTCTTCATGCTTTTACCCGTTTTCGGAATTTTCAGGCGGAGGAAGCAGAACCTCACGCGGCTTGATCCCATCGGAAGGTCCTACGATCCCCTGTTGCTCCATCATCTCTATCATTCTCGCCGCCCTGTTATAACCCACCCTGAGCCTTCTTTGGAGCATGGATATCGATGCCTGCCTTGTCTGTAATACCAGCCTGACGGCTTCTTCGTACTTTTCGTCAATTTCGTCTTCGTCAAAGCCTGATGTACTCCGAGGCTCCTCTATGCATACGTACTCCTGTGACCATCCCACCGCTTCGGCCTGAGCCTTCCAGAAATCCACCACCTTCTTCACTTCCTCCTCGGACACGAAAGCCCCGTGTATCCTCTGCAACTTGGCCGTTCCGGGAGGCAGAAAGAGCATGTCTCCTGCACCCAGCAGTGTTTCCGCCCCCGGCGCATCCAGTATTGTCCGGGAATCCACTTTCGAAGATACCTGAAAAGATATTCTGGAAGGGATGTTTGCCTTGATCAAACCCGTTATTACGTCCACCGAAGGACGCTGAGTTGCCAGAATAAGATGCATTCCCGCCGCACGGGCCATCTGCGCAAGACGGGTAACAGACTCCTCGACTTCTCTGGAGGCCACCATCATGAGATCTGCGAGTTCGTCGATTACGATAACAATATAAGGCATCTGCTCATAGCCGGAACTGTCTTCCTTTTTTCTGATGGCCTGGTTGTAGCTCTCGATGTTTCTCGCATTCACTTCGGCCATAAGTTCATACCTGCGCTCCATCTCGGAAACCGCCCATTTCAGAGCCTGATTTGCCTTTTTGGCGTCCTTGACCACAGGGTGTATTAGATGAGGTATGTCCTCGTAGAAGCTCAATTCAATGCGCTTCGGGTCGATCAACATCAGCCTCAGAGTGTCCGGACCGTTTCGGTACAGAAGGCTTGTAAGAATTGCATTCAGGCATACGCTTTTACCGGTTCCGGTGGCTCCTGCTATAAGCAGGTGGGGCATCTTGGCAAGATTGGTTATAACGGTCTCGCCTACAATATTTTTCCCCAGTGCTATTGTAAGGGGGGCTCTGGCATTCTTAAAGGCCTCGGAGTCTATAATGTCTCTTATGG
This genomic window contains:
- the pdxA gene encoding 4-hydroxythreonine-4-phosphate dehydrogenase PdxA, giving the protein MPESGRVPRIAITMGDPCGVGPEVVAAALSDPEVRRQCLPVVIGEPLAFRRACKVLGVEAEVREIRSPESVAESSIKEVPVYCPMRLEERDVEPGKPTNRTARATISYIETAVRMTMEGITDAVCTAPINKAVLASSGFPFPGHTEFLQYLTGSDKAVMMLVGPSLRVSLVTIHVPLREVCSLLSIEGITDTISITGKALWEFFGIESPRIAVCGVNPHAGEGGKFGREETEIIGRAVKRASDMLPFQISGPHPADTVFFHACRGAYDAVVAMYHDQGLLPIKLLHFHEAVNVTLGLPLIRTSVDHGTAYDIAGKGLAHPGSMKAAVSLAAKMVGQGRHRREAGRT
- the nadA gene encoding quinolinate synthase NadA, giving the protein MRNQEIVEKIQKLKEERRAIILAHNYQNPEIQDIADFTGDSLELSRTAAETDASVIVFCGVHFMAETAAILNPERIVLLPRLDAGCPMADMITADDLRKIREKYPDAPIVTYVNSTAEVKALSTVCCTSANVIKVVSSLSNHPLVYMTPDRNLALYASRHVKANIAYWDGYCPIHDGLRAEDVLRARKNHPNAVFIAHPECRPEVIELADHVFSTSGMLRFVEESDHDEFIIGTEVGILYPMKKRAPDKKFHPASERMVCANMKKTTILDVLRALETLEPRVTVPEDVRKNALSAILKMLEMV
- a CDS encoding LolA family protein; this translates as MKKPRWLAAFCLLCAFLSGFAGLGCAGTSQDPQSPRAVISQIQNRYRSIGSFDARFIQESFSPGRLSPDVVGRGIFVYRGTCRMAWKYDSPEEQVFVILPQVAWLFSAKERQIQLFGSESLKNSVLDKLLSDNIEEAFSVEPHSIPRKDSENLLPIVLIPKSEASNIKQVTVTVNITTGQIHRVDVLDLVGRRNIIIFFDEKIPGGTELDELFEIPEDPEITVIDERGVLMSPDQLRLRVEKNTGKEQCGR